In the bacterium genome, one interval contains:
- a CDS encoding DtxR family transcriptional regulator, whose product MHIGDLGESLEDYLEIILQLVQEKGEARAKEIAQRKDVRMASVTGALKRLAAEGLIDYRARETAVLTPAGRELANRVLQRHEFITRFLNEILGVPLETAGRDACSIEHVISIETLDRLAGFVEFLRGCPRAGDDLVERFHECYEAGRRSQGGQGETLSCRTQACAEAFGPEVVGLFSRGRELVTLDRLAPGQRGRVVSVRAATEIRQRLLDLGLLPGVEVALQGLAPLGDPIDIKVKGCHLSLRKAEAATIGVERL is encoded by the coding sequence CTCCAGCTCGTCCAGGAGAAGGGCGAGGCGCGGGCCAAGGAGATCGCCCAGCGCAAGGACGTGCGCATGGCCTCCGTGACCGGCGCGCTGAAGCGCCTCGCCGCCGAGGGCCTCATCGATTACCGCGCCCGCGAGACGGCCGTGCTCACGCCGGCCGGCCGGGAGCTGGCCAACCGCGTGCTCCAGCGCCACGAGTTCATCACGCGCTTCCTGAACGAGATCCTCGGCGTGCCCCTCGAAACGGCCGGCAGGGATGCCTGCTCAATCGAGCACGTGATCAGCATCGAGACGCTGGATCGCCTGGCGGGCTTCGTCGAGTTCCTGCGCGGCTGCCCGCGGGCCGGCGACGATCTCGTCGAGCGCTTCCACGAGTGCTACGAGGCGGGCCGGCGCTCGCAGGGCGGCCAGGGCGAGACCCTGAGCTGCCGCACGCAGGCCTGCGCCGAGGCCTTCGGGCCCGAGGTCGTGGGTCTGTTCAGCCGCGGCCGCGAGCTGGTCACGCTCGATCGGCTCGCGCCCGGCCAGCGAGGCCGCGTGGTCAGCGTGCGCGCGGCCACGGAGATCCGCCAGCGCCTGCTCGATCTCGGCCTCCTGCCCGGGGTCGAGGTGGCGCTGCAGGGCCTGGCGCCGCTGGGCGACCCCATCGACATCAAGGTGAAGGGCTGCCACCTCTCGCTGCGCAAGGCCGAGGCGGCGACGATCGGCGTGGAGCGGCTCTAG
- the feoB gene encoding ferrous iron transport protein B, translating to MRRTASTADIPSELLRSREITVALAGNPNSGKTSLFNRLTGGHQHVGNYPGVTVEKKWGRLRGVGGPMQVVDLPGTYSLTAHSDEERVARRFLLEERPDVVVDVLDSSNLERNLHLAVQLMELELNLVLVLNMADVARGQGQLLDAQRLGELTGAEVAETVGHKGAGIDELKQRLRLAAGREPRLPRVDYGEDLEPEIAALEQRLAGLAELRYPGRYAALKLLEGDLEVTAAVEAQLADASALRLHLAELNERLERRTGDPVAVLVADRRYGFAAGLAREVTRRPARVDRVTESERIDAVLTHRVLGLPLFLLFMYGLFWLTFSLGAPLMNGIDAGFGWLAERLGQLWPAGRQSWLESLLIDGVIGGVGGVIVFLPNIVLLFLGISLLEDTGYMARAAFIMDRVMHRFGLHGKSFIPMLIGFGCTIPAIMATRTLPSRRDRLVTMLILPFISCGARLPIYLLLIPAFFPPAWHTPVLFGLYLLGIGLGLIVARLLSRSVLAGLATPFVMELPPYRRPTGRSIAIHVWQRAAMYLHKAGTLILGISVLLWVLMSFPQPASYRADALLGPGADPAALSAARAAEALEYSLAGRIGQALQPAMAPLGFDWRINTAFLGAFAAKEVFVAQLGIIFAMGDPEQNASGLRAALAGHYSPLQGLSILVFALLATPCMATFAITRRESGRWSLAVAQWLGFTGLAYLLSLLIFQVGSRLFG from the coding sequence ATGCGGCGAACGGCGAGCACGGCGGACATCCCGAGCGAGCTGCTGCGCAGCCGCGAGATCACCGTGGCCCTGGCCGGCAACCCGAACTCGGGCAAGACCAGCCTCTTCAACCGCCTCACCGGCGGCCATCAGCACGTCGGCAACTACCCCGGTGTGACGGTCGAGAAGAAGTGGGGGCGCCTGCGCGGCGTGGGCGGGCCGATGCAGGTCGTCGACCTGCCCGGCACCTACAGCCTCACCGCGCACAGCGACGAGGAGCGCGTTGCCCGCCGCTTCCTGCTCGAGGAGCGGCCGGATGTGGTGGTCGACGTGCTCGACAGCTCCAACCTCGAGCGCAATCTGCACCTCGCCGTGCAGCTCATGGAGCTGGAGCTGAATCTCGTCCTCGTCCTCAACATGGCCGACGTGGCGCGCGGGCAAGGCCAGCTCCTGGATGCGCAGCGCCTGGGCGAGCTGACCGGCGCCGAGGTGGCCGAGACCGTCGGCCACAAGGGCGCGGGCATCGACGAGCTGAAGCAGCGCCTGCGCCTGGCGGCCGGTCGCGAGCCGCGCCTGCCGCGCGTGGACTACGGCGAGGATCTCGAACCCGAGATCGCCGCGCTCGAGCAGCGGCTGGCGGGCCTGGCCGAGCTGCGCTACCCGGGGCGCTACGCTGCGCTGAAGCTGCTCGAGGGCGACCTGGAAGTGACGGCCGCCGTCGAGGCCCAGCTCGCCGACGCCAGCGCCCTGCGCCTGCACCTGGCCGAGCTCAACGAGCGCCTCGAGCGGCGCACGGGCGATCCCGTGGCCGTGCTCGTCGCCGATCGCCGCTACGGCTTCGCGGCCGGCCTCGCGCGCGAGGTCACGCGCCGGCCCGCGCGCGTGGACCGCGTCACCGAGAGCGAGCGCATCGACGCCGTGCTCACGCACCGCGTGCTCGGCCTGCCGCTCTTCCTGCTCTTCATGTACGGGCTCTTCTGGCTCACCTTCAGCCTCGGCGCGCCGCTGATGAACGGCATCGACGCCGGCTTCGGCTGGCTGGCCGAGCGCCTCGGCCAGCTCTGGCCGGCGGGGCGGCAGTCCTGGCTCGAGAGCCTCCTCATCGACGGCGTGATCGGCGGCGTCGGCGGCGTGATCGTCTTCCTGCCCAACATCGTGCTGCTCTTCCTCGGCATCAGCCTGCTCGAGGACACGGGCTACATGGCGCGGGCGGCCTTCATCATGGACCGCGTGATGCACCGCTTCGGCCTGCACGGCAAGAGCTTCATCCCCATGCTGATCGGCTTCGGCTGCACGATCCCGGCGATCATGGCCACGCGCACGCTGCCCAGCCGCCGCGACCGCCTGGTGACGATGCTGATCCTGCCCTTCATCTCGTGCGGCGCGCGCCTGCCGATCTACCTGCTCCTGATCCCGGCCTTCTTCCCGCCGGCCTGGCACACGCCGGTGCTCTTCGGGCTCTACCTGCTGGGGATCGGGCTGGGCCTGATCGTCGCGCGGCTCCTCAGCCGCAGCGTGCTGGCCGGCCTGGCGACGCCCTTCGTCATGGAGCTGCCGCCCTACCGGCGGCCGACCGGGCGCAGCATCGCCATCCACGTCTGGCAGCGGGCGGCGATGTACCTGCACAAGGCGGGCACGCTGATCCTCGGCATCTCGGTGCTGCTCTGGGTGCTGATGAGCTTCCCCCAGCCGGCCAGCTACCGAGCCGACGCGCTGCTCGGGCCGGGCGCCGATCCCGCCGCGCTTTCCGCAGCGCGGGCGGCCGAGGCGCTGGAGTACTCGCTGGCCGGGCGCATCGGCCAGGCGCTGCAGCCGGCGATGGCGCCGCTGGGCTTCGACTGGCGCATCAACACGGCCTTCCTCGGCGCCTTCGCCGCGAAGGAGGTCTTCGTCGCGCAGCTCGGGATCATCTTCGCGATGGGCGACCCCGAGCAGAACGCCAGCGGCTTGCGCGCGGCGCTGGCCGGCCACTACAGCCCGCTGCAGGGGCTCTCGATCCTGGTCTTCGCGCTGCTCGCGACGCCCTGCATGGCCACCTTCGCCATCACCCGGCGGGAGTCCGGGCGCTGGAGCCTGGCCGTCGCCCAGTGGCTGGGCTTCACCGGCCTGGCCTACCTGTTGTCATTGCTCATCTTTCAGGTTGGGAGCCGGCTCTTCGGCTGA